The proteins below are encoded in one region of Alistipes indistinctus YIT 12060:
- a CDS encoding M28 family peptidase produces MKKLILILMVAVFAGRISAADQPSQLTDQQKAMMTAFHAATPEDIHTWAHELLKDEYRGRRSGDVGYDKAVTYVIDHFKKWGLKPMGDNGTYENTFAQPYNDVQSVGHLKAFYLLGKDTVVKDYLPRKDYFPTALSGNGDVTGELVYVGYGVTAPELKYDDYKGVDVRGKIVLCEGGYPYQGKNLDTLKMWSEHQRAGAKIAAAAEAGAAGVLFVSKYANPFPRRAEDDVVVAFISEATAKELMAGTGRTLGQWRDRFKAFKGKPVFTGRTVSVAADTKFYPDNTTANVVGVIEGTDPVLKNEYIILGAHLDHLGMLPEMYPGALDNVSGSVIMMAAAKALATSGVQMKRSVIVVLFAAEELGVLGAGHYLKSMPFPKDKITCMVNIDMLGKGNGLMVNTATEWKDLVPYFRDGSENWARRPFSTVMNDWSYATRMFTDGNAFQNEKIPTIEMRATGGPWPQAYHVPEDTIDQLDPVIMADAARALCIAVINIANK; encoded by the coding sequence ATGAAAAAACTGATTTTAATTTTGATGGTGGCGGTCTTTGCCGGGCGGATTTCGGCAGCGGATCAGCCGTCGCAATTGACAGACCAGCAAAAAGCCATGATGACCGCATTCCATGCGGCGACACCCGAGGACATCCACACCTGGGCGCATGAATTGCTCAAGGACGAGTACCGCGGCCGCCGTTCGGGAGATGTCGGTTACGACAAGGCGGTGACTTATGTGATCGACCATTTCAAGAAATGGGGCCTCAAGCCGATGGGTGACAACGGCACATACGAGAACACCTTTGCGCAGCCCTACAACGACGTGCAGAGCGTGGGACACCTGAAAGCCTTTTACCTGTTGGGCAAAGATACCGTCGTGAAAGACTACCTGCCGCGCAAGGATTATTTCCCGACCGCTCTTTCCGGCAACGGCGACGTGACCGGCGAGCTGGTTTATGTGGGTTACGGCGTGACTGCGCCCGAACTCAAATACGACGATTACAAAGGTGTCGACGTGCGCGGCAAGATCGTCTTGTGCGAAGGAGGTTACCCCTATCAGGGCAAAAACCTCGATACGCTGAAGATGTGGAGCGAGCACCAGCGTGCCGGGGCCAAGATCGCTGCGGCGGCCGAGGCGGGTGCGGCCGGAGTGCTCTTCGTGTCGAAATATGCCAATCCTTTTCCCCGCCGTGCGGAGGACGACGTGGTGGTGGCTTTCATCAGCGAGGCTACGGCCAAGGAACTGATGGCCGGTACGGGACGTACGCTCGGCCAGTGGCGTGACCGTTTCAAAGCCTTCAAAGGTAAGCCCGTTTTCACCGGACGTACCGTGAGCGTGGCGGCCGATACCAAATTCTATCCCGACAATACGACGGCCAATGTCGTCGGCGTCATCGAAGGTACCGATCCGGTACTCAAGAACGAATACATCATTCTCGGTGCGCACCTCGACCACCTGGGTATGCTGCCGGAGATGTATCCCGGTGCGCTGGACAATGTTTCGGGTTCGGTGATTATGATGGCGGCGGCCAAGGCGCTCGCTACCTCGGGCGTGCAGATGAAGCGCAGCGTGATCGTCGTGCTGTTCGCCGCAGAGGAACTCGGCGTGCTCGGAGCCGGGCACTATCTCAAAAGCATGCCTTTCCCGAAAGATAAAATCACCTGCATGGTCAACATCGATATGCTGGGAAAGGGTAACGGCCTGATGGTGAATACGGCGACCGAATGGAAAGATCTGGTACCCTATTTTCGTGACGGATCGGAGAATTGGGCGCGCCGTCCTTTCTCGACGGTGATGAACGATTGGAGCTATGCGACGCGGATGTTCACCGACGGCAATGCGTTCCAGAATGAAAAGATCCCGACTATCGAGATGCGTGCGACCGGCGGTCCGTGGCCGCAGGCTTACCACGTGCCCGAAGATACGATCGACCAGCTCGATCCCGTTATTATGGCCGATGCCGCCCGGGCGCTCTGCATCGCGGTGATCAACATTGCGAATAAATAA
- a CDS encoding enoyl-ACP reductase FabI has protein sequence MAYNLLKGKKGLVFGALNEQSIAWKVAQRAVEEGAEIVLTNTPVSIRMGTIDELAKACNAPVIAADATSVKDLENLIDQTMEHFGGKFDFILHSIGMSPNVRKGRTYDDLDYDYLAKTLDISAISFHKVIQVARKKDAINDWGSIVALTYIAAQRTLYGYNDMADAKALLESIARSFGYIYGREKCVRINTVSQSPTPTTAGKGVLGMEDLLDYAERVSPLGNASADDCAGYVLTLFSDLTRKVTMQNLFHDGGFSSMGMSRKAMTTYGKGLEVEYEDIRLKK, from the coding sequence ATGGCATACAATCTTCTTAAAGGGAAAAAGGGCCTCGTCTTCGGGGCACTGAACGAACAGTCGATCGCATGGAAAGTGGCACAACGGGCCGTGGAAGAGGGCGCCGAGATCGTACTGACCAATACTCCCGTCTCGATCCGCATGGGCACAATCGACGAACTGGCAAAGGCGTGCAACGCCCCGGTGATCGCGGCCGACGCGACCAGCGTAAAAGACCTCGAGAACCTGATCGACCAAACCATGGAACATTTCGGAGGCAAGTTCGATTTCATCCTCCACTCGATAGGCATGTCGCCCAACGTCCGCAAGGGACGCACCTACGACGACCTCGATTACGACTACCTCGCCAAAACGCTCGACATTTCGGCCATCTCGTTCCACAAAGTCATTCAGGTCGCACGCAAAAAAGATGCGATCAACGATTGGGGCTCGATCGTCGCACTGACCTACATCGCAGCGCAGCGTACGCTTTACGGCTATAACGACATGGCTGACGCGAAAGCTCTGCTCGAATCGATCGCACGCAGTTTCGGCTACATCTACGGCCGTGAAAAGTGCGTACGCATCAATACCGTCTCGCAGTCGCCCACCCCGACCACGGCCGGCAAGGGCGTATTGGGCATGGAAGACCTGCTCGACTACGCAGAACGCGTTTCCCCGCTAGGCAACGCTTCGGCCGACGACTGTGCCGGCTACGTGCTGACGCTTTTCTCGGACCTGACGCGTAAGGTAACAATGCAGAACCTGTTCCACGACGGCGGTTTCTCGAGCATGGGCATGAGCCGCAAGGCGATGACCACCTATGGCAAAGGCCTCGAAGTGGAATACGAGGACATCCGGCTGAAGAAATAA